The Acidobacteriota bacterium genome segment GGACCCGGGCGTCATCTGCCGGACGGCGCTCGCCAGCCTGCGCCAGACGGGCTACGAGGACCTGTCCCTGTCCGCCCTTTCGGTCGGCGACCATCCCCAGCTCGAGGCGGTGGTCGGGGCGCTCATGGACGACCTGGCCCGGGAGAAGATCTCGCTCTCGCTGTCGTCCCTCCGGCCGGGGCGGCTGTCGCGCGAGCTGGTGGCGAATATCCTCAAGGTCCGCAAGACCGGCTTCACCCTGGTCCCCGAGGCCGGCACCGAGCGCCTGCGGGCCGTCATCAACAAGAAGCTCGACGCCGCCGAGATCCGCGACGCCCTGACCTTCGCCTTCGAAGGCGGCTGGCAGCTGGTCAAGCTCTACTTCATGGTCGGGCTGCCGACCGAGACCGACGAGGACGTGGCCGGGATCGTCGACCTGGTCCGCGACGTCCTCGACCTCGGCCGGTCCATCCTGGGATCGACGCCGCGCGTCCACGTCAGCGTGTCCTCGTTCATCCCCAAGCCGCACACGCCTTTCCAGTGGCTGGGCATGGAGGACGAGGCCCGGCTCGCGGCCAAGCAGGATCTCGTGCGGCGGGAGCTCCGCCGCTTCCGCACGGTCGAGGTCAAGACCCATCCCCTGAACACGTCCGTCCTCGAGGCCGTCTTCTCCCGGGGCGACCGCCGGCTCGGCCCGGTCCTCGTCGACGCCTGGCGGCGCGGCGCGCGCTTCGACGGCTGGGACGACAAGCTCGATCTTCGGGCCTGGCAGGACGCCTTCGCCGCGGCCGGGATCGATCCCCGGGACTACCTCCTGCCGCTGCCCCGGGAAGCCGTCCTGCCCTGGGACCATATCGACACGAGGATCAGGAAGAGCCGGCTGGCCGCCGAGCTCGAGGCCGCGCTCCGGGCCGAGCGCACGCCCGATTGCCTGGAGCGTTCCTGCGGCGAGTGCCGCGGCTGCGACGAGCGGGCCTGGAAGGCGCCCTCGCGGCCGGCCCGGATCAGGCCCGTGCCGCCGGCCGCAGGGCCGGCGGGGGAACCGGCGGGGACGACCCTCCGCTACCGGGCCTTCTATGCGAAGCGCGGCAAGGCCCGCTTCCTGTCCCATATCGACCTCATCCACATCATCCAGAGGAGCTTCCGGCGGGCCGGGCTGGAGGTCCGCAAGACCCAGGGCTTCCACCCGAAGATGGACTTCTCCTACGGGCCGGCCCTGCCGCTCGGCATGGAAGCCCTGAAAGAGGTCCTGGAGTTCCGGACGGAGCGCCGCCTCGACCCCGCGGATTTCCTGGCCAGGATCAACCGCAGCGTTCCGCCGGGCCTACGCTTCTCGGGGCTGGAAGAGGTCGCGGCCGGAGCCCCGTCTCTCCACAAGGCGACGGAGCGGCTGGTCTATTCGCTCGACCGGGCCGGCGAAGGCCTGGGCCCGCGCCGGAGCGCCCGGGAGATAAGGCAGGCGTTGAGCCGGCTGGCGGGAGCCCCCGGCGGGGCGCCCGCCCCGGAGGTCCGGTTCGCGGGACGCCGGATCGTCTTCACCCTGCCTCCCGACCCGGGCAAGGGGGGCCGGATCCAGGACATCGTCGCCGGGATCTTCGGCGCCGCCGAGCCCGCCTTCCTGATCCGGCGGGACGAGATCGCCCTGAAAAATTGACACATCCCTCCGAATCCGATACGATTCGGCATGAATTTCCCAGGGGAGAATCAACCGTGATCGATTTCGAACTGACGGAAGACCAGATCGCCCTCAGGGACATGGCCCACGAGTTCGCCGCATCCGAGATGCGGCCGAAGGCGGCCCGCTATGACCAGGGCCACGACTTTCCCGAGGACGTCATGCGCAAGGCCTTCGAGGTCGGCTTCCTGACCTGCACCGTGCCGGCCGAGTACGGCGGCGTCGGCCTGGGCGACCTCGACACGGCCATCGTCAGCGAGGAGCTGGCCTGGGGCTGCGCCGGGATGTACACGACGATGATGGCCAATTCGCTGGCCTTCACGCCGCTGCTGCTCTTCGGCACGGACGAGCAGAAGAAGCGGCTGTTCGCGCCGTTCCTAAAGGGCATGGCCTTCGCTTCGTACTGCCTGACGGAGCGGGAAGCGGGCTCGGATACCTCGGCCGTCAAGACTACGGCCCGCAAGGACGGCGGCGTTTTCGTCATAAACGGCTCCAAGTGCTTCATCACCAACGGCGGCGTGGCCAGCCTCTACATGGTTTTCGCCAACTCGGCCCCGGAGAAGGGGCCCCGCGGCCTGAGCGTCTTCGCCGTGCCCCGCGACACGCCGGGGATCACCGTCGGCAAGGTCGAGGACAAGTTCGGCCACCGGGCCTCGAACACCACGGAGCTGTTCTTCGAGGACGTGCGCGTCCCGGCCGCCAACCTCATCGGCCGGGAAGGCCTCGGCTTCATAGCCGCCATGCGGACCTTCGATAAGACCCGGTCGGCCGTCGGGGCGGCCGGCGTGGGCATCGCCCGCGCGGCGCTCGAGCACGCGGTCGAGTACGCGAAAACACGGGTCCAGTTCGGCAAGCCCATCGCCACGTTTCAGACCACGGCCTTCAAGCTGGCCCAGATGGCCATGGACGTCGAGGCGGCCCGGCTGGCCGTCTGGCGGGCGGCCTGGCTGATGGACAAGGGCAAGCCCAACGGGAAGGAATCGGCCATGGCCAAGTGCCTGGGCTCGGACGCGGCCATGCGCAACGCCCTGGAGGCCCTGCAGATCTTCGGCGGCTACGGCTACATGAAGGATTATCCGGTCGAGAAGCTCGTCCGGGACGCCAAGCTGCTCCAGATCTACGAGGGAACCAACGAGATCCAGCGGCTGGTCATCTCCCGGGAAGTCATCGGGCCGATCCGCAGCCGCTGAAGACCGCGTGTTGGGCAGTCCCCTCTCTCCGGCTTAGCTCAGGGTATTGCCTCTGGCTCCCCGGCCGGCGGGGAGCGGACTCTTGGGAGCGGACCTCAGAATCACGGCTGAGCACTCGAGGCCGGGATTCCGATAAATATCTTAGGCAAGCGCTTTCTTCAGAAATTCCCCGGCCCCGCCCCTTCGAGCCGCTCCGGTGCGGCGCTGATGGTCGCTTCGGAGACTCCGCTCCCTGCCGGTCCCCCCTCCAAGGACGGGGATCTTCGAAGCAATACCCATCGCAGCCGCGAGAGGGATGCCAGCAAGCGGGATAAAGAGCCGTGGATGCAGGCTGCTCAGAGACCGAGGATCTTGACGAGGTCCGCTTCGACGGACTTATTGGGGGCCTCGACGATCCGGCCGGCCTCCCGGCCGTCGACGAGGACGACGAACGTCGGCAGCTTCTCGATCTTCCGCTCCCGGACATACGGCGCACGCTTGTCCCCGGCTTCGGGCACGCCGACATAGACGGCCTGTAGCAGGGGCGTATCGGCCAGGTCGAGCACTTTGAAGAAGGCGCTGACGTGGTCCTTGCTGTCCGGGCACCAGCTCCCGAAATAGACCTCGACCCGGACCTCGCGGGCCAGGCCGCGAAGCTTGTCGAGGGCTTCGGGATCGGGCTGATAGGCGGCGACGACGTCCTGCCAGGCGGGGCAACGCTCGAGGATGGCCTCCCGGCCGGCGGGGCCGACGATCTCCTGGCCGAAAACGGAAGAGGGGAGCGGGACGCTCCCCAGGATGATCACGGCGATTAGGACTATGAACGGCTTGCTCACGGCAGCGCCGCGGGGAGTCGGCCCCCCTTAGTTCTCGATGTATTCGGGGATCAGGGCGATGGTCTCGATCCCGGCGCCGCGGGCGATGTCGATGACTTCCATGACCTTGGCGAAGGGCAGCTTGGCCAGGGCGCGGATGAACACGGTCTTGTCCTGGCGCGTGCTGTAGAGGCGCCGGAGCTCTTCGAGCAAGCCGCGGAGCTCGTACTTGATCTGGTTGATCTCGACGACATCCTTGTCCTGCAGGGTCACGACGATGAGGCCGGTCGGCTGGCCGCCGCCGCTCGAGGAATCGGAGGTCTCGGGCAGCTTGACATCGATGCCTTTCTGAACGAGGGGCGTGATGACCATGAAGATGATGAGAAGAACGAGAAGGACGTCGCACAGGGGAACGACGTTAGGCTCGGCTTTTGCCATAATGGCCTCCTTGATACAACTCTCAGCCCATTATTCTAGGATAACCGCCGGGTCTTGTCAACGGTATTTCCCGGGCGGATCATTTCAATGTGTCGACCGCCTTGCGGTTGTTGCTGGTGTGGAAAACGAGCAGGGTCTTGCCCTCCCCGGAGGACGAGCCGTAAGCGTAGCGGATGTCGACGACGGCGTTGCCCAGGAGAGCCCCGATCTCGGCGCCGGCGCCGATCCGGTCGGTGACCAGGACCGTGACGACCTTCTTCGATTTGACCTTGTAGCCGAGGGTCCGCAGGGACGTTTCCGCCTTCTTGGCGTCCGAGGTGACCAGGTGGAAATGGCCCGCTTCGCCCTCGGAGTAGACGTAGAAGGCCTTGACGTTGACCCCCGCGTTGGCCAGCGTCCCCAGCACGCGCCCGAAAATGCCGGGCTCGTCCGGGGCAGTGACCGTCAGTTCTGTTTCCTCGCTCAGTTGTGTCACGGCGGTTCTCCTGTGATTGAGGGGCATTATACCAGATTCGGCCCGGACGCGACAAATCGGGCTTGCGTTTTTCGCCGTCCCCGGTACAATGATCCTTCTCCTGTCTCCGGGATTGCCTCTCGCGGCGGCGATGGGCGTTGCCTCGAAGATCCCCGTTGCTGGAGCGGGGGGGACCCGCGAAGCGGGGGGGAACCGTGCGAACTGGTTCCCAGGGGAGCCGGGGAGCTAGAGGTAATGCCCTGAGCAAAGCCGAAGAGAGGGATCCTCCCGGAATCGGGAGAAGAACCTGCATAATGCGGGGGCGGGCGTCCGCCAGGCGGCGCCTGGGGAGGAGGACGGGACATGACCCGAAAAACCGGCGTGTCGGTGGCCATCGTTGATAACTCCATCGATCCCGCGGTCTACCGGCCTGTCGAGCACTGGAGCCGGAATCTGGACGCGCCCTGGGAGGCCTTCACGGCCCGCGAGGGGCGTCTGCCGGAGCCGGGAGCCTTCAGCCACATGATCCTGACGGGCTCGGAGGCTTCCATCGTCGAACGCGATCCCTGGGCCGAGGCGGAGGCGGCGATGGTCCGCGAAGCCGTCTCCCTCGGGACCGCGGTCCTCGGCAGCTGCTGGGGCCACCAGCTCCTGGCCTTCGCCCTGGCGGGGGAGGCCTGCGTCCGCAGGGCCGCGAGGCCGGAGATCGGCTGGATCGCCATCAGGCTGGACAGGACGAGCGACCTGCTCGGCCCCGCCGGGACTGCCCCCTTCACGTTCTCGAGCCATTTCGACGAGGCCTGCGACCTGCCGCCGGGCTTCGACATCCTGGCCTCGACCGACAGCTGCGCCGTCGAGGCCTTCCACGTCCAGGGCCGGCCCGTCTGGGGGCTGCAATGCCACCCGGAGATCGACATTCCCGAGGGGCTTCGCTTCTTCCGCGACCTCGCCGCCCGGGGTTTCAAGGGGCGCGAAGCGCTCCTGACGGCCCTGTCCGAGACGCCGCGCGACTCCGGCCTCATCCGCAGGATCGTCCCGGCCTTTCTCTCCTCGGGCGGTCCCGGCGCGGGAAAGTGTTGATTCGGCTTGACAATTGGGCCGGGCTTAAATATAAATCTAGTGATCGGATTCGTTTCCCTACATAAGCTTCAGAGGAGGATACTGATGATGAAGCGCCCTCAATCTACCCTGATCGTTGTCGTGCTGGCGCTGGCCGTCCTCACGACGATGTCCTTCGCCCAGACCACCAAGCTCAAAAGGATCGGGCTGT includes the following:
- a CDS encoding TIGR03960 family B12-binding radical SAM protein codes for the protein MSDRAPLGGVLARVEKPGRYVGGEWNEIRKNPARVRTKIVLAFPDVYEIGMSYLGQKILYARLNKDRDVLAERVFAPWPDLERELRGAGLPLASLENGLPLRDFDIVGFSLLYELNYSNVLTILDLGGIPLTAAERGEGDPLVIAGGPAAFNPEPVADLFDLIFIGDGEEGFPEIVGAAADMKRRNLPRRERLRELARIAGAYVPSLYRAEAAEGSRLAVPRPGAGAPAAVRKRLARDFARSPFPEKIVVPGLRVVFDRVAIEAARGCPQSCRFCQASTLYFPHRPKDPGVICRTALASLRQTGYEDLSLSALSVGDHPQLEAVVGALMDDLAREKISLSLSSLRPGRLSRELVANILKVRKTGFTLVPEAGTERLRAVINKKLDAAEIRDALTFAFEGGWQLVKLYFMVGLPTETDEDVAGIVDLVRDVLDLGRSILGSTPRVHVSVSSFIPKPHTPFQWLGMEDEARLAAKQDLVRRELRRFRTVEVKTHPLNTSVLEAVFSRGDRRLGPVLVDAWRRGARFDGWDDKLDLRAWQDAFAAAGIDPRDYLLPLPREAVLPWDHIDTRIRKSRLAAELEAALRAERTPDCLERSCGECRGCDERAWKAPSRPARIRPVPPAAGPAGEPAGTTLRYRAFYAKRGKARFLSHIDLIHIIQRSFRRAGLEVRKTQGFHPKMDFSYGPALPLGMEALKEVLEFRTERRLDPADFLARINRSVPPGLRFSGLEEVAAGAPSLHKATERLVYSLDRAGEGLGPRRSAREIRQALSRLAGAPGGAPAPEVRFAGRRIVFTLPPDPGKGGRIQDIVAGIFGAAEPAFLIRRDEIALKN
- a CDS encoding acyl-CoA dehydrogenase family protein → MIDFELTEDQIALRDMAHEFAASEMRPKAARYDQGHDFPEDVMRKAFEVGFLTCTVPAEYGGVGLGDLDTAIVSEELAWGCAGMYTTMMANSLAFTPLLLFGTDEQKKRLFAPFLKGMAFASYCLTEREAGSDTSAVKTTARKDGGVFVINGSKCFITNGGVASLYMVFANSAPEKGPRGLSVFAVPRDTPGITVGKVEDKFGHRASNTTELFFEDVRVPAANLIGREGLGFIAAMRTFDKTRSAVGAAGVGIARAALEHAVEYAKTRVQFGKPIATFQTTAFKLAQMAMDVEAARLAVWRAAWLMDKGKPNGKESAMAKCLGSDAAMRNALEALQIFGGYGYMKDYPVEKLVRDAKLLQIYEGTNEIQRLVISREVIGPIRSR
- a CDS encoding biopolymer transporter ExbD, coding for MAKAEPNVVPLCDVLLVLLIIFMVITPLVQKGIDVKLPETSDSSSGGGQPTGLIVVTLQDKDVVEINQIKYELRGLLEELRRLYSTRQDKTVFIRALAKLPFAKVMEVIDIARGAGIETIALIPEYIEN
- a CDS encoding ACT domain-containing protein, with the protein product MTQLSEETELTVTAPDEPGIFGRVLGTLANAGVNVKAFYVYSEGEAGHFHLVTSDAKKAETSLRTLGYKVKSKKVVTVLVTDRIGAGAEIGALLGNAVVDIRYAYGSSSGEGKTLLVFHTSNNRKAVDTLK
- a CDS encoding gamma-glutamyl-gamma-aminobutyrate hydrolase family protein (Members of this family of hydrolases with an active site Cys residue belong to MEROPS family C26.), which produces MTRKTGVSVAIVDNSIDPAVYRPVEHWSRNLDAPWEAFTAREGRLPEPGAFSHMILTGSEASIVERDPWAEAEAAMVREAVSLGTAVLGSCWGHQLLAFALAGEACVRRAARPEIGWIAIRLDRTSDLLGPAGTAPFTFSSHFDEACDLPPGFDILASTDSCAVEAFHVQGRPVWGLQCHPEIDIPEGLRFFRDLAARGFKGREALLTALSETPRDSGLIRRIVPAFLSSGGPGAGKC